The following coding sequences lie in one Cryptococcus gattii WM276 chromosome L, complete sequence genomic window:
- a CDS encoding Hypothetical protein (Similar to SGTC gene model, INSD accession EAL17835.1; CNBL0970), with protein MLAPRTIHTHRSYVHPTTSKKNVNKENAHALPSKTPSRIGGKQLIGPATGIRMGLGVKTEGRDRNVLQKQIEGKGKGLEMDEIEPKRLFVNSSKDSIPSSKSLASMPPIPSLPTRTPAPRRNIPSQSQTLRTPAPTLKFAETQPTPLPSASRTRRRSRQSLSSTPDKGYLSSDKQKGQQFVTPAPVRWEEELSLGSVEVEHLEGVKELEEEDDGELEYMPPPVQELPYDPGWEVPDLKEIFGKIATMPLLFGIGNEMPEPPELIFQEEEIDRRRFCETIDDDDLEEDWLKPKSGPAPKTVGPTLARAPLYSHKYATKKCNNGSINMAKKRTP; from the exons ATGCTTGCCCCACGTACAATCCATACTCACCGCTCTTATGTACACCCTACAACCTCCAAGAAGAATGTCAACAAAGAAAATGCCCATGCTCTTCCTTCCAAAACACCCTCGCGGATAGGTGGGAAACAACTCATTGGCCCTGCAACGGGCATAAGAATGGGTTTGGGCGTGAAAACTGAGGGAAGGGATAGAAATGTGTTGCAGAAGCAGATTGAAGGCAAAGGAAAGGGGCTAGAAATGGATGAAATTG AGCCTAAACGACTATTTGTCAACTCCTCTAAAGATTCCATCCCATCTTCCAAATCCCTCGCGTCTATGCCTCCTATTCCTTCCTTACCCACACGCACCCCCGCTCCCCGACGTAACATCCCTTCTCAATCCCAAACACTTCGCACGCCGGCACCAACCCTCAAATTCGCCGAAACTCAACCTACACCACTCCCTTCTGCATCTCGAACTCGCCGACGATCGCGTCAATCGCTTTCAAGTACACCCGACAAGGGTTATCTATCTTCGGACAAGCAAAAGGGACAACAATTCGTCACACCCGCGCCAGTAAgatgggaagaggagtTATCCCTTGGTAGTGTGGAAGTTGAGCATTTGGAAGGTGTGAAGGAGcttgaggaagaggacgatGGTGAGCTGGAATATATGCCTCCTCCAGTCCAAG AACTACCATACGACCCCGGATGGGAGGTTCCGGACCTCAAAGAGATTTTTGGCAAAATCGCGACTATGCCGTTACTATTTGGTATTGGTAACGAGATGCCAGAACCCCCAGAGCTGATTTTtcaagaggaagagattgaTCGTCGTCGGTTCTGTG AGACCATAGACGACGACGATCTAGAAGAAGACTGGTTGAAACCGAAATCTGGCCCTGCCCCCAAGACAGTTGGTCCTACGCTTGCTCGGGCACCCCTGTATAGTCATAAGTATGCAACTAAAAAATGTAACAATGGTTCCATAAATATGGCCAAGAAGCGTACTCCTTAG
- a CDS encoding Transcription factor btf3-like protein, putative (Similar to TIGR gene model, INSD accession AAW44989.1), translating to MDKEKLAKLQSQVRIGGKGTPRRKVVKKSVASSQGDDRKLQAALKKLGVQPITGVEEVNMFKEDGNVLHFGAPRVQVHAALPSNTLAIYGPGQTKELTELVPGILNQLGPDSLANLRRLAESYQSLTARQAAAAAGSGGEGAGEAKEGEGDDEIPDLVDNFDEAEVKKSDLEELE from the exons ATGGATAAGGAAAAGCTCGCCAAGCTCCAGTCTCAGGTCCGAATCG GTGGCAAGGGTACTCCCCGACGAAAGGTCGTCAAGAAGTCTGTTGCATCCTCGCAGGGTGACGACCGAAAGCTCCAGGCGGCTCTTAAGAAGCTCGGTGTTCAGCCCATCACCGGTGTTGAGGAGGTCAACATGTTCAAGGAGGATGGCAATGTTTTGCACTTTGGCGCTCCTAGGG TCCAAGTCCACGctgctcttccttccaACACCCTCGCCATCTACGGTCCCGGCCAGACCAAGGAACTCACTGAGCTCGTTCCCGGTATCCTCAACCAGCTCGGTCCCGACTCTCTTGCCAACCTCCGACGTCTTGCCGAGTCTTACCAGTCTCTTACAGCCCGACAGGCTGCTGCCGCCGCTGGCTCTGGTGGTGAGGGTGCTGGTGAAGCTAAGGAGGGTGAGGGCGATGACGAGATCCCCGATTTGGTTGACAACTTTGATGAGGCTgaggtgaagaagagcgatCTTGAGGAGCTCGAGTAA
- a CDS encoding Hypothetical protein (Similar to TIGR gene model, INSD accession AAW44990.1; CNH01050), whose product MPHKRAKRSVREAETAKKGKNLPPPSDGNPYDDTPRSAARILNSFAVQQKFRESGRKNSEDTGVPRNSAAPGMNGKGKGKEKEGLPKILPQETLAEYNRRIEALLRPSVSQAIQKAESIRAAEAADLKRTKKENKRRARLEKLVKEGKVDKKVLEDFENGVKEKKRKREMGDEGDSEEEKEEGEAATKAKDAKKETKTFAPMPQPRRLNDIVQAPPTLPKLRKAKDQKEGKGVYGAVGNGGKMPLNAGQKRILEEERERVVRMYREMKAAREAKNKQ is encoded by the exons ATGCCTCATAAGC GCGCCAAAAGATCTGTTAGAGAGGCGGAGACAGCCAAAAA AGGCAAGAaccttcctcctccctctgACGGAAACCCCTACGACGACACACCCCGCTCAGCAGCGCGTATCCTTAATTCGTTTGCTGTTCAACAAAAGTTTCGCGAATCCGGTCGAAAGAATAGTGAAGACACTGGTGTTCCCCGGAATTCAGCTGCTCCTGGGATGAACGGGAAGGGtaaagggaaagaaaaggagggCCTTCCCAAAATCTTACCGCAAGAGACTCTTGCCGAATACAATCGCCGTATCGAAGCGCTCCTCCGTCCATCTGTATCCCAAGCTATCCAAAAAGCCGAGTCGATCCGGGCTGCAGAAGCGGCAGACTTGAAACGAACAAAGAAGGAGAATAAGAGGCGAGCAAGGCTGGAGAAGCTTGTCAAGGAGGGCAAGGTAGATAAGAAGGTTTTGGAAGACTTTGAGAACGGCgtgaaggagaaaaagcgcaagagagagatgggagatgaaggggatagtgaagaggaaaaagaagaggggGAAGCGGCAACCAAGGCCAAGGACGCGAAGAAGGAGACAAAGACGTTTGCACCGATGCCTCAGCCTAGGAGACTGAACGATATCGTCCAGGCGCCGCCGACGTTACCCAAGCTGCGCAAAGCAAAGGACCAGAAGGAGGGTAAAGGCGTATATGGAGCTGTGGGCAATGGCGGCAAAATGCCTCTGAACGCTGGACAAAAGAGAATTctcgaagaagagagagaacGAGTTGTCAGGATGTACCGCGAGATGAAGGCCGCTAGAGAAGCGAAGAACAAGCAATAG